In Shewanella glacialimarina, the genomic stretch CTCCAAGACAAACCTGACACTTGGCCTGGACAACTTCATTTTAAAACCACACAGTGTTTACATGACTATTTTGTATTGGACCGTCAACTTACTTAATATTATCGATATAAACGGTGTTGCTAAACGTCTATTAAGCCAACTCAAACAATCAATCAAAGATCAATCTAAAAATCAGCTAATAGAATCGATCGCTGATATTTTTAGCGATCAAATTCTTTTAAAATTACGGACAATTATTCTACAGCCCACAGAAAAGCTATATAAATTTGGGGTGTAGGGTTAGCTTTTACTAACTGTTGCGATTATCCTCAACTTATCCACAAGATGTTCTAGAAATTGTGGCTTGCAAAAACCCTCCAACCTCACTATCTTGTATGTTAGATTTTAAAAAACACCATATCTTGTGTGTCAAATACAATCACAGACACTAATGAGTTGTTTAAAATAACTCATTTAATTAAGCTGAACGGGTGACTTAGCGTGCTAAAATGTCTCAATCCGTCGTATTTAATGCTTCAGCATGATTGTTTTTACATGAAAACGTAAACGTGGTTAGACACGATCGCTTTTGGTATTAAGCGCTCAATCACAATAACAGATATAATCAAGGCCTCTCTGCAATGAATAGCAATATGACTGTCACTAAACGCTGTGGCGAACGTGAAAATATCGATTTAGACAAAATCCATCGCGTTATTACTTGGGCAACCAAGGGATTAAAAAACGTATCTGTATCTGAAGTTGAACTCAGATCGCATCTGCAATTTTTTGATGGTATTCCAACAGAAGCGATTCATGAAACGATCATCAAAGCTGCGGCAGATCTTATTTCCCCTGAATCACCCGATTATCAGTTTGTGGCAGCACGCTTAGCGGTATTCCATTTACGTAAAAAAGCATTTGGTCAGTTCGAACCGCCTAAATTATATGACCATGTCACCAGACTGGTTGAAATGGGCAAATATGATATGCATATTTTGGCTGATTACAGCCGCGAAGAGTTAGACATCTTAGATACTTATGTTGACCATTGGCGCGACATGAACTTCTCTTATGCCGCGGTTAAGCAACTAGAGGGTAAGTATCTAGTTCAAAATCGTGTCACCCACGAAGTATATGAAAGTGCTCAGTTCCTTTATATATTAGTTGCTGCGTGTTTGTTTTCAAAGTACCCCAAAGACACTCGTTTACAGTTTGTCAAAGACTTCTATGATGCCACATCAAACTTCAAGATTTCTTTACCGACACCGATTATGGCAGGGGTGCGCACACCGACACGCCAATTCAGCTCATGTGTATTGATTGAGTGTGACGATAGCTTAGATTCTATTAATGCAACCGCCTCATCAATTGTGAAATATGTCAGTCAACGTGCTGGTATTGGTATTAATGCTGGTCGTATTCGCGCCTTAGGCAGTCCTATTCGTGGCGGTGAAGCTTTCCATACTGGTTGTTTACCTTTTTACAAGTATTTTCAAACCGCGGTTAAGTCGTGCTCACAAGGCGGCGTTCGTGGCGGAGCGGCAACACTGTTTTACCCAATATGGCATTTAGAAGTTGAATCTTTACTGGTTCTGAAAAATAACCGCGGTGTTGATGATAACCGTGTTCGCCATCTAGATTATGGTGTTCAGTTAAACAAGTTAATGTATCAACGCTTGATTAAAGGCGAATACATCAGCCTGTTTAGCCCATCTGATGTTCCGGGTTTATATGATGCATTTTTTGAGGATCAAGTTGAGTTTGAACGTTTATATGTTCAGTATGAGCAAGATCCTGCTGTGCGTAAAAAGCAAATCAAAGCGGTTGAGCTATTCTCGTTAATGATGCAAGAACGCGCTTCTACAGGCCGTATCTATATTCAAAACGTGGATCATTGTAATACCCACAGTCCATTTGACTCAAAAGTCGCGCCAATCAAGCAGTCTAATTTGTGTTTAGAAATCGCCCTGCCGACTAAGCCATTAAAGAACATTGATGATCCTAATGGTGAAATTGCACTTTGTACCTTATCTGCACTGAATTTAGGCACAATCAAGAATCTAGAAGAATTAGAACCGCTAGCTGAGCTTGCAGTTCGTGCGTTAGATAACTTACTGGATTATCAAGATTACCCGATCATTTCGGCGCAGTTAGGCTCAATGAATCGTCGTACTTTGGGTATAGGTGTCATCAATTACGCCAATTACCTTGCTAAAAATGGTAAACGTTATTCCGATGGTTCAGCCAATAATTTAACCCATCGAACATTTGAAGCGATTCAATTTTATCTATTAAAAGCCTCAATGAAGCTTGCCCAAGAGAAAGGCGCCTGTCCGTTATTTAACGAGACAACCTATTCGAAAGGCATTCTACCCATTGATACTTACAAGCGTGACTTAGATAAAATTTGTGATGAGCCACTGCATTTAGACTGGGAAGGTTTACGTACCGATATTTTGCAATATGGGTTACGTAACTCAACGTTATCGGCATTGATGCCGTCTGAAACCTCGTCGCAAATATCTAACGCCACTAATGGTATTGAGCCGCCACGTGGTCTTATTAGTGTCAAGGCCAGTAAAGACGGTCAATTGAAACAAGTTGTACCCGATTTTGACACATTGAAAGATCAATACGAGTTATTA encodes the following:
- the nrdA gene encoding class 1a ribonucleoside-diphosphate reductase subunit alpha, whose product is MNSNMTVTKRCGERENIDLDKIHRVITWATKGLKNVSVSEVELRSHLQFFDGIPTEAIHETIIKAAADLISPESPDYQFVAARLAVFHLRKKAFGQFEPPKLYDHVTRLVEMGKYDMHILADYSREELDILDTYVDHWRDMNFSYAAVKQLEGKYLVQNRVTHEVYESAQFLYILVAACLFSKYPKDTRLQFVKDFYDATSNFKISLPTPIMAGVRTPTRQFSSCVLIECDDSLDSINATASSIVKYVSQRAGIGINAGRIRALGSPIRGGEAFHTGCLPFYKYFQTAVKSCSQGGVRGGAATLFYPIWHLEVESLLVLKNNRGVDDNRVRHLDYGVQLNKLMYQRLIKGEYISLFSPSDVPGLYDAFFEDQVEFERLYVQYEQDPAVRKKQIKAVELFSLMMQERASTGRIYIQNVDHCNTHSPFDSKVAPIKQSNLCLEIALPTKPLKNIDDPNGEIALCTLSALNLGTIKNLEELEPLAELAVRALDNLLDYQDYPIISAQLGSMNRRTLGIGVINYANYLAKNGKRYSDGSANNLTHRTFEAIQFYLLKASMKLAQEKGACPLFNETTYSKGILPIDTYKRDLDKICDEPLHLDWEGLRTDILQYGLRNSTLSALMPSETSSQISNATNGIEPPRGLISVKASKDGQLKQVVPDFDTLKDQYELLWNMPNNDGYLQLVGIMQKFVDQAISANTNYDPMKFQSRKVPMQTLLKDLLTAYKLGVKTLYYHNTRDGASDQQDEIISIEKEDDDCAGGACKI